A genomic stretch from Desulfurobacterium atlanticum includes:
- the tig gene encoding trigger factor, producing the protein MACTVSKREGVVYEAKIVAEPEVVKKEVENICKEIRKNAKIPGFRPGKAPVNIIKKQYKDLIEENLVRAIVPKELDKGIKEANLVLISEPYIEDLKYDDRNNTLECVVIFEVKPEIDLKPEDYKGIKVTKSVRKIEDKDVEQVLESLLNREAKFEEVDRPAQKGDLVDLEYVAIIDGEEKKGEVTAVLGENQLWSEVDSAVIGKKKGEEGEVSFKAPEDEKYGDAAGKDVTLKFKVLAVKEKKLPELNDEFAKKFGVETVEELKSKIREDLEKAEAERQQEEVEDKIVEELLKKVGIPVPSSLLSMEIKAQAENQIMRLAQFGVDVKQISPQTIAEMVRPTAEKTVKVKLLLEKVAELEGLEVTDEDIEKEIEKLANMAFNGDTVLARQSLEERNLMPMVKQDVLRQKALDRLIELAEIEEVEFKEEKKEEDKEEQ; encoded by the coding sequence ATGGCCTGTACAGTAAGTAAGAGAGAAGGTGTTGTTTACGAAGCGAAAATTGTAGCTGAACCTGAAGTTGTTAAGAAAGAGGTTGAGAATATCTGTAAAGAGATAAGAAAAAACGCAAAAATACCGGGATTCAGACCAGGAAAAGCTCCTGTAAATATTATTAAAAAGCAGTATAAAGATTTGATTGAGGAGAATCTTGTAAGAGCCATTGTCCCAAAGGAGCTTGATAAAGGAATAAAAGAAGCAAATCTTGTTTTGATTTCAGAGCCTTACATTGAAGATTTAAAGTATGATGATAGAAATAATACACTTGAGTGTGTAGTAATTTTTGAGGTTAAGCCGGAAATAGATCTTAAACCTGAGGATTATAAAGGGATAAAGGTAACAAAAAGTGTTAGGAAAATAGAAGATAAAGATGTGGAGCAGGTTCTTGAATCTTTACTTAACAGAGAAGCAAAGTTTGAAGAGGTTGATAGACCTGCCCAGAAAGGGGATCTTGTTGACCTTGAGTATGTTGCAATAATTGATGGTGAAGAGAAGAAAGGAGAAGTTACAGCTGTTCTTGGAGAAAATCAGCTGTGGTCAGAAGTTGACTCAGCGGTTATTGGTAAGAAAAAGGGTGAAGAGGGTGAAGTTTCTTTTAAAGCTCCTGAAGATGAAAAATATGGAGATGCTGCTGGTAAGGATGTTACTTTGAAGTTTAAGGTTCTTGCGGTTAAGGAGAAGAAACTTCCAGAGTTAAATGATGAGTTTGCAAAGAAGTTTGGTGTTGAAACAGTAGAAGAGCTTAAGTCAAAAATAAGAGAAGACCTTGAAAAAGCAGAAGCTGAAAGACAGCAGGAAGAAGTGGAAGATAAGATAGTTGAAGAGCTACTTAAAAAAGTGGGAATTCCTGTGCCTTCATCCCTTTTAAGTATGGAGATAAAGGCTCAGGCCGAAAATCAGATAATGAGGCTTGCTCAGTTTGGTGTTGATGTAAAGCAAATTTCGCCTCAAACGATAGCTGAAATGGTGCGTCCGACTGCGGAAAAAACAGTAAAGGTCAAACTTCTTCTAGAGAAGGTAGCTGAGCTTGAAGGTCTTGAAGTAACGGATGAAGATATAGAGAAAGAAATTGAAAAGCTTGCAAACATGGCTTTTAATGGAGATACTGTTCTTGCAAGACAGTCTCTTGAAGAGAGAAACCTTATGCCTATGGTAAAGCAGGATGTTTTAAGACAGAAAGCTCTTGATAGATTGATTGAACTTGCTGAGATTGAAGAAGTTGAATTTAAAGAAGAGAAGAAGGAAGAAGATAAAGAAGAACAATAA
- a CDS encoding argininosuccinate synthase yields the protein MSKRVVLAYSGGLDTSVIVRWLTDRGFEVITYTADVGQGEELSEIEEKAKMAGAVEAVIDDIKEEFAREYCMPLMRAGALYEGKYPLLSALSRPLISKKLVELAHKVGADYVAHGSTGKGNDQVRFEASVWALDPDIEVLAPVREWEFKSREEEIEYAQKYGIPVVATKEKPYSYDRNLWGVAIESGPLEDPYAEPPEDAFVLTVSPEKAPDTPEYVEIEFKEGIPVAINGKVYKDLWKLIWDLNEIAGKHGFGRIDMIENRLVGIKSREVYESPAGLLLIKAYDELESMVLDRFTYHYKITHVRHPYAEVVYNGLWFSTLRESLDAFNENIAKLITGKVKFKLYKGCGNVVGRSAEKSMYIEDLATYSPHDSFDHKAGAAFTKVWSLPLKVAGRVRK from the coding sequence GTGAGTAAAAGAGTGGTTCTTGCGTATTCGGGAGGACTTGATACCTCTGTTATTGTTAGATGGCTTACTGATAGAGGTTTTGAGGTTATAACTTATACTGCTGATGTTGGTCAGGGTGAAGAGCTTTCCGAAATAGAAGAAAAGGCTAAAATGGCCGGAGCTGTTGAAGCTGTTATAGATGATATAAAAGAGGAGTTTGCAAGGGAGTACTGCATGCCTCTTATGAGAGCAGGCGCTCTTTATGAGGGAAAATATCCTTTACTGTCGGCCCTTTCAAGACCTTTGATTTCAAAGAAACTTGTTGAGCTTGCTCATAAGGTAGGTGCTGATTATGTGGCTCACGGTTCAACAGGTAAGGGAAATGACCAGGTAAGGTTTGAAGCATCTGTTTGGGCACTTGACCCTGATATAGAAGTTCTTGCTCCTGTCAGAGAGTGGGAGTTTAAGTCAAGAGAAGAGGAGATAGAGTATGCTCAAAAGTACGGTATTCCTGTTGTTGCAACAAAGGAGAAACCCTACTCGTATGACAGAAACTTGTGGGGTGTTGCAATAGAGTCTGGTCCTCTTGAGGATCCTTATGCTGAACCTCCAGAAGATGCTTTTGTCCTTACAGTTTCTCCAGAGAAAGCTCCTGATACACCGGAATATGTAGAGATAGAGTTTAAGGAAGGGATACCTGTGGCTATAAATGGTAAAGTTTATAAAGATCTCTGGAAACTTATATGGGATTTAAATGAGATAGCCGGGAAGCACGGATTTGGAAGAATTGATATGATTGAAAACAGGCTTGTTGGCATTAAATCAAGAGAGGTTTATGAGTCCCCTGCCGGACTTCTTTTGATAAAAGCGTATGATGAGCTTGAAAGTATGGTTCTTGACAGGTTTACCTACCACTACAAGATTACCCATGTTCGCCATCCTTATGCGGAAGTTGTTTACAACGGTCTCTGGTTTTCAACATTGAGAGAGTCTCTTGATGCTTTTAACGAGAACATAGCAAAACTTATAACAGGTAAGGTTAAATTTAAACTTTACAAAGGTTGCGGAAATGTTGTTGGTAGAAGTGCTGAAAAATCTATGTATATTGAAGACCTTGCAACTTATAGTCCGCACGATTCATTTGACCATAAAGCGGGAGCGGCGTTCACAAAAGTGTGGAGTTTACCACTTAAGGTAGCAGGAAGAGTTAGAAAATAA
- the tilS gene encoding tRNA lysidine(34) synthetase TilS, which translates to MDLKKRVLQTIKKFSLISPGDTVLCAVSGGPDSVALLFILNEISKEEIPISLYIAHFNHMLREESDEEENFVKEIGNSLNIPVFTERKNLKEITGGKNIEAIARRERYKFLYKIAQKIEANKIATGHTASDLAETVIFNLTKGSGIKGLRGFLPKREKIIRPLFETTKEEVENYLKERKIPYRIDFSNFSMKFSRNLIRIKVIPELKKINPSLEKTILRETATLREAEDFIKEEVKKILSRANIRSDKAEISLSIIKAVHPFILKETINEMFFKISGEYLNRTKLKAIEHLIKKDESGEIDLKKGFKGRKDQNSFSIEKEQFSPENKVKIKVTSETEKIETPSGTFIFNAKNPHFEIPEEIIKKGVFIKNREGGEWLQFPYGRKKLKKFFIEKKVPVKLRDFLPIVVTADNEVIWIPELFKKTYIKENQNIIGVRFESGIKNFDN; encoded by the coding sequence ATGGATTTAAAAAAAAGAGTTCTCCAAACTATTAAAAAGTTTTCTCTTATTTCTCCAGGCGATACAGTTCTATGTGCCGTGTCAGGAGGCCCTGATTCTGTTGCTCTCCTTTTTATTCTTAATGAAATCTCAAAAGAGGAAATTCCAATCTCTCTGTACATCGCCCATTTCAATCACATGTTAAGAGAGGAGAGCGACGAAGAGGAAAATTTTGTAAAAGAGATAGGCAATTCTCTCAATATTCCAGTTTTTACAGAAAGAAAAAATTTAAAAGAGATTACAGGCGGCAAAAACATAGAAGCTATAGCAAGAAGAGAAAGGTATAAATTCCTTTACAAGATAGCACAGAAGATTGAAGCAAACAAAATAGCAACAGGCCATACAGCTTCAGACCTTGCAGAAACAGTAATTTTTAATCTCACAAAAGGAAGCGGTATAAAAGGGTTACGTGGCTTTTTGCCGAAACGGGAGAAAATTATAAGGCCACTTTTTGAAACAACAAAAGAAGAAGTTGAAAATTATCTGAAAGAAAGGAAAATTCCATATAGAATAGACTTTTCCAACTTCTCAATGAAATTTTCCAGAAACCTTATAAGAATAAAGGTAATCCCGGAGCTAAAAAAGATAAATCCATCCCTGGAGAAAACCATCCTTAGAGAAACAGCCACACTAAGAGAAGCGGAAGATTTTATAAAAGAAGAGGTCAAAAAAATTCTAAGTAGAGCCAATATTCGTAGTGATAAAGCAGAAATTTCTCTTTCAATCATAAAAGCTGTGCATCCATTTATACTAAAAGAAACCATAAATGAAATGTTCTTCAAAATTTCGGGAGAATACCTTAACAGGACAAAGTTAAAAGCGATAGAACACCTGATAAAAAAAGATGAAAGTGGTGAAATTGACCTGAAGAAAGGATTTAAAGGTAGAAAGGACCAGAACAGTTTTTCCATAGAAAAAGAACAATTTTCACCAGAAAACAAAGTGAAAATTAAAGTAACTAGCGAAACAGAGAAAATAGAAACCCCTTCAGGAACTTTCATTTTTAATGCTAAAAATCCCCATTTTGAAATTCCAGAAGAAATAATAAAAAAGGGAGTTTTTATAAAAAATCGTGAAGGAGGAGAGTGGCTCCAATTTCCATACGGCAGAAAAAAATTGAAAAAATTTTTTATAGAAAAGAAAGTTCCTGTTAAATTAAGGGATTTTCTTCCTATTGTTGTTACAGCAGACAACGAAGTAATATGGATTCCAGAATTGTTTAAAAAAACATATATTAAGGAAAATCAAAACATCATAGGTGTGAGGTTTGAAAGTGGAATTAAAAATTTTGATAACTGA
- the hpt gene encoding hypoxanthine phosphoribosyltransferase, whose protein sequence is MELKILITEEEIKKRIKTLAKDISEEFNGEKVTAICLLKGAFIFTADLVREMKTEVEIEFMRIKSYEGTEKGEDKLIYNVESDIEGKNVLIIDDILDTGGCLKTAVSVIKEKKPAKIKTCVLLEKERDKVIDADFVGFKIPDKFVVGYGLDMNELYRDLPYIAVVE, encoded by the coding sequence GTGGAATTAAAAATTTTGATAACTGAAGAGGAAATAAAAAAAAGGATAAAAACACTTGCAAAAGATATTTCTGAAGAGTTCAATGGAGAGAAAGTAACGGCTATCTGCCTTTTAAAGGGAGCTTTTATTTTTACAGCAGACCTTGTAAGGGAGATGAAAACAGAAGTTGAAATAGAGTTTATGAGAATAAAAAGTTATGAAGGGACAGAAAAGGGAGAAGACAAACTGATATACAATGTGGAAAGTGATATAGAAGGAAAAAATGTTCTAATCATTGATGACATTCTTGACACAGGCGGATGTCTTAAAACGGCAGTTTCTGTTATAAAAGAGAAAAAACCTGCTAAAATAAAAACCTGCGTTCTTCTTGAAAAGGAAAGAGATAAAGTTATAGATGCTGATTTTGTTGGATTTAAAATTCCAGATAAATTTGTAGTAGGCTACGGTCTTGATATGAATGAGCTTTACAGAGACTTACCGTATATAGCTGTCGTTGAATAA
- the ftsH gene encoding ATP-dependent zinc metalloprotease FtsH, giving the protein MNRFQDILKSVALWITIALLMIIAFNFFSSPQFTRKTIPFSTFLQEVEKGEIKKVTIQGQEITGQTKEGQEFKTYTPYYPDLVKKLTEKNVEINVKPEEGSPWYITVLVSWLPMIFLIVIWISMMRQMNAGGSKALSFAKSRAKIFIDNKPKVTFKDVAGIDEIKEEVAEIVEFLRNPKKYQQLGGKIPKGILLAGAPGTGKTLLAKAIAGEANVPFLSVSGSEFVEMFVGVGASRVRDLFDQAKKHAPCIVFIDEIDAVGRKRGVGVTGGHDEREQTLNQLLVEMDGFESNEGIIVIGATNRPDILDQALLRPGRFDRQIYVPLPDVKGRLEILKIHTKDKPLGDDVDLEVIARSTPGFSGADLANIVNEAALIAARKGHGKIMMEDFEEAKDKVTMGIERKSLALSEREKITTAYHEAGHTLVAKLLPNADKVHKVTIIPRGKALGITQQLPEEDKYTYTKDYLLDKLCVLFGGRVAEEIALGTISTGAGNDIERATEIARKMVAEWGMSEKIGPIAVKMKEEFGEPVEIVSEDTKRLIDKEVKRIINETYQKAKELITSNFEKLENLAKALLEKETLTGEEIDLAMEGKLNDSDKPPQNPSPPESKNKEKNDKKDLPPNFNPQFDA; this is encoded by the coding sequence ATGAATCGGTTCCAAGACATATTAAAAAGTGTGGCTCTTTGGATAACTATAGCGTTACTCATGATAATTGCATTTAACTTTTTCAGTTCTCCACAATTTACAAGAAAAACGATACCTTTCTCAACATTTCTGCAAGAAGTGGAAAAGGGAGAAATTAAAAAGGTTACCATTCAGGGACAGGAAATTACAGGTCAAACAAAAGAGGGACAGGAGTTTAAAACCTACACTCCTTACTATCCAGACCTTGTTAAAAAGCTGACAGAGAAAAATGTAGAGATAAATGTAAAACCTGAAGAAGGAAGTCCCTGGTATATCACAGTTCTTGTTTCGTGGCTCCCGATGATATTTCTCATAGTTATATGGATAAGCATGATGCGCCAGATGAACGCAGGCGGAAGCAAAGCTTTATCTTTTGCAAAAAGCAGAGCAAAAATCTTCATAGACAATAAACCTAAAGTAACATTTAAAGATGTTGCAGGTATAGATGAGATAAAGGAGGAAGTTGCTGAAATAGTTGAGTTCTTAAGAAATCCAAAAAAATACCAGCAACTTGGCGGTAAAATCCCTAAAGGAATACTGCTTGCTGGTGCTCCCGGAACAGGGAAAACTCTTCTTGCAAAGGCGATAGCAGGAGAAGCAAACGTTCCTTTCCTTTCCGTAAGCGGTTCAGAATTTGTTGAGATGTTCGTAGGTGTTGGAGCTTCAAGAGTAAGAGACCTCTTTGACCAGGCAAAAAAACACGCTCCCTGCATAGTGTTTATAGATGAGATTGATGCTGTGGGAAGGAAAAGAGGTGTTGGAGTAACAGGAGGACACGACGAAAGAGAGCAGACACTGAACCAGTTGCTTGTTGAAATGGACGGTTTTGAAAGTAACGAAGGGATTATAGTCATAGGTGCAACAAACAGACCTGATATTCTTGACCAGGCTTTATTAAGACCTGGAAGATTTGATAGACAGATATATGTTCCCCTGCCTGATGTAAAAGGAAGACTTGAAATTCTTAAAATTCACACCAAAGATAAACCTTTAGGTGATGATGTTGACCTTGAAGTTATAGCCCGTTCAACGCCCGGATTTTCAGGAGCCGACCTTGCCAACATAGTAAACGAAGCTGCACTTATAGCCGCACGGAAAGGACACGGAAAAATAATGATGGAAGATTTTGAAGAAGCAAAGGATAAAGTTACAATGGGAATAGAAAGAAAAAGTCTGGCTTTAAGTGAAAGAGAGAAAATAACAACAGCTTACCATGAAGCAGGACATACACTTGTAGCAAAACTCCTTCCAAATGCAGACAAAGTTCACAAAGTAACAATAATTCCCCGAGGTAAAGCTCTTGGAATTACCCAACAACTTCCTGAAGAGGATAAATACACATATACCAAAGACTACCTTCTTGACAAGCTTTGCGTTTTATTCGGCGGTAGAGTTGCAGAAGAAATAGCCCTTGGAACAATCTCCACAGGAGCTGGAAACGATATAGAGAGAGCCACTGAAATTGCCAGAAAAATGGTTGCAGAGTGGGGAATGAGTGAGAAGATAGGACCGATAGCAGTTAAAATGAAAGAAGAATTTGGAGAACCTGTTGAAATCGTAAGTGAAGACACAAAACGGTTAATAGACAAAGAGGTTAAAAGAATAATAAATGAAACCTATCAGAAAGCCAAGGAGCTTATAACCAGCAATTTTGAAAAACTTGAAAATCTTGCAAAAGCACTTCTTGAGAAAGAAACCCTTACAGGAGAAGAGATAGATCTTGCAATGGAAGGAAAACTAAACGATTCCGATAAACCACCTCAAAACCCTTCCCCACCAGAAAGTAAAAATAAAGAAAAGAACGATAAAAAGGATCTTCCACCTAACTTCAATCCTCAGTTCGATGCGTGA
- the folE gene encoding GTP cyclohydrolase I FolE: MIDTERIEKAVREILLAIGEDPDREGLKDTPKRVAKMYKEVLAGYDDSPENHSVLFTERYDEMIIVKDIPFFSMCEHHMLPFFGKIHIAYIPGEDRVTGLSKLARIADVYAKRLQLQERMTEQIASAIMEKFNAKGVMVVVEAQHLCMIMRGVKKPGSFTITSAIKGMLRKEPTRTEALFLIKGGK; the protein is encoded by the coding sequence ATGATAGATACAGAAAGAATAGAAAAAGCTGTTAGAGAAATCCTTCTAGCCATAGGAGAAGATCCAGACAGGGAAGGGCTTAAAGATACTCCAAAACGTGTTGCAAAAATGTATAAAGAAGTCCTTGCAGGATATGATGACTCCCCGGAAAACCACTCTGTCCTGTTTACAGAAAGATACGATGAAATGATTATAGTTAAAGATATTCCTTTCTTCTCCATGTGCGAACACCACATGCTTCCCTTTTTTGGAAAGATACATATAGCTTACATCCCGGGTGAAGATAGAGTCACAGGGCTTTCCAAACTTGCAAGAATAGCAGATGTTTACGCCAAAAGACTTCAGCTGCAGGAAAGAATGACTGAACAGATAGCTTCTGCAATAATGGAAAAATTTAACGCGAAAGGGGTTATGGTTGTGGTGGAAGCCCAGCACCTTTGCATGATAATGAGAGGAGTTAAGAAACCTGGCTCATTTACCATAACAAGTGCAATAAAAGGTATGCTTAGAAAAGAACCTACAAGAACGGAAGCACTTTTCCTTATAAAGGGTGGGAAATGA
- a CDS encoding tetratricopeptide repeat protein gives MKKLLALSFTVLILNSCATAPQEKKQIQPPPIQETKTFTRKEKADGFYKIGVSYLQLGDIPLALNYLFKAKDLNPKDPKIYNMIGYTFYVRGDVKRAKKYINKALNLDPKFSEAYMNLATIAEEEGNLKEAKKYYLKALENPLFLNPEVAYYKLALIEEKEGNLTLAKRHLTLAIRNNLDFAPAYVELGKLLEKEEKQEEAKELYYQIIKRFPKLQEAYYRLALIYLNEKNLPLAEKFIKKCYKINPDSRWGIKAQEVMVKYGFEK, from the coding sequence ATGAAAAAACTTTTAGCTTTATCATTTACAGTTCTGATTTTAAACTCCTGCGCAACTGCACCTCAAGAGAAAAAACAGATTCAACCACCTCCTATTCAGGAAACAAAAACGTTTACAAGAAAAGAGAAAGCTGACGGATTTTACAAAATAGGGGTTTCATATCTCCAGCTTGGAGACATTCCACTGGCGTTAAATTATCTCTTCAAAGCAAAGGATCTTAATCCGAAAGACCCCAAAATCTATAATATGATAGGCTACACCTTCTATGTAAGAGGAGATGTAAAACGGGCAAAGAAGTATATAAACAAAGCTCTAAACTTAGACCCTAAATTTTCCGAAGCGTATATGAATCTTGCAACTATTGCAGAAGAGGAAGGAAATTTAAAAGAGGCCAAAAAATATTACCTGAAAGCACTTGAAAACCCACTTTTTCTTAACCCGGAAGTTGCCTATTACAAACTTGCCCTTATAGAAGAGAAAGAGGGAAACTTAACACTTGCAAAAAGGCATTTAACACTTGCAATAAGGAACAACTTAGACTTTGCTCCTGCGTATGTTGAACTTGGCAAACTGCTTGAAAAAGAGGAAAAACAGGAAGAAGCAAAGGAACTTTACTATCAAATAATAAAAAGGTTTCCCAAGCTTCAAGAAGCCTACTACCGCCTTGCTTTAATATATTTAAATGAGAAAAATTTACCTCTTGCAGAAAAATTTATTAAGAAATGTTATAAAATTAATCCTGATTCCAGATGGGGTATAAAAGCGCAAGAGGTGATGGTTAAATATGGCTTTGAAAAATAA
- a CDS encoding GAF domain-containing protein: MPFFKKKNAIENFKKLLSKKNYSDAFKIAITILEKDPDNPFVLDEAINILKQLHRKDSLENFILSIAEKKFKDGYYDKAIAILKKGLKEVPSSYSLIKLLSSIYEKKDLYYEALNCVYQGWKKAKEPEKSKLKKLMIEKLTKLLETAEELKKHDTEKLLIYFSNLARKLLNVDRCTIYIADPEKKILWTKIAHGIDKIIIPIDKGFAGYVYRTGESIISNDPYNDRRFFKDVDTITGYKTRNIVTVPIIINGRKIGVFQALNKIGEKFNEDDLSILTILALHSAPYLIESIKESKN; encoded by the coding sequence ATGCCATTCTTTAAAAAGAAAAATGCCATTGAGAACTTTAAGAAACTCCTTTCAAAGAAAAACTATTCAGACGCATTTAAAATAGCCATTACTATTCTGGAAAAGGACCCGGATAACCCATTCGTCCTTGATGAAGCAATAAATATCCTAAAACAGCTCCACAGAAAAGACTCTCTTGAAAATTTCATACTCTCTATAGCGGAGAAAAAATTTAAAGATGGTTATTACGATAAAGCCATAGCCATTTTAAAAAAGGGATTAAAAGAGGTTCCTTCCAGCTATTCTTTGATTAAACTACTATCTTCTATCTATGAAAAGAAAGACCTATACTACGAAGCTCTCAACTGCGTATATCAGGGATGGAAAAAAGCTAAAGAACCGGAAAAGAGCAAACTGAAGAAGTTAATGATAGAAAAACTCACAAAACTCCTTGAAACTGCAGAAGAATTAAAAAAACACGATACAGAAAAACTTTTAATCTATTTCTCAAATCTTGCCAGAAAACTTTTAAACGTTGACAGGTGCACCATCTACATCGCAGACCCGGAAAAGAAAATTCTATGGACCAAAATAGCCCACGGAATAGACAAAATAATCATCCCGATAGATAAAGGATTTGCAGGCTATGTGTACCGGACAGGAGAAAGTATAATCAGTAATGACCCATACAACGACAGACGGTTTTTTAAAGATGTGGACACCATCACAGGATATAAAACCAGAAATATTGTAACCGTTCCCATAATTATAAACGGAAGAAAAATAGGAGTGTTTCAGGCTCTGAACAAAATAGGAGAAAAATTCAACGAGGATGACCTATCCATTCTTACAATCTTAGCCCTACACAGTGCTCCCTACCTGATAGAAAGTATAAAAGAAAGTAAAAATTAA
- a CDS encoding nucleoside deaminase produces MENHLFFLKEAVKEAKKALKFGEVPIGAVIVKNNRIIGRGFNKKEFLQSPTAHAEIIAIEDAAKRLNSWRLTGTILYSTVEPCIMCCGAIIQARIEKVVYSTPDPKFGGVESLFSIFSNGNLNHKVKVEKYPLEEPEKLLKEFFRNLRKKQV; encoded by the coding sequence ATGGAAAATCACCTTTTCTTCCTTAAAGAAGCCGTAAAAGAGGCAAAAAAAGCATTAAAATTTGGAGAAGTTCCAATCGGAGCTGTTATAGTAAAAAACAACAGGATAATTGGAAGGGGATTTAATAAAAAGGAGTTTCTCCAATCTCCCACAGCTCACGCGGAAATCATTGCAATTGAAGATGCAGCAAAAAGACTAAACTCCTGGAGACTTACAGGAACAATCCTTTATTCAACTGTTGAACCGTGCATTATGTGTTGCGGTGCAATTATTCAGGCAAGGATAGAGAAGGTTGTTTATTCAACACCTGACCCGAAATTTGGAGGAGTTGAAAGCCTTTTTTCTATATTCTCAAATGGAAACCTCAACCATAAAGTAAAGGTTGAAAAATATCCTCTTGAAGAACCAGAAAAGCTTCTGAAAGAGTTTTTCCGGAATCTTAGAAAAAAACAGGTATAA
- a CDS encoding pyridoxal-phosphate-dependent aminotransferase family protein: MKPLKERLMTPGPTPVPERVLQAMASHTMYHRSPKFKEIFAETIERLKRLFKTERDTLILTSSGTGAMEAAVSNLFSPGDSAVVIVGGKFGQRWKELCETFGVNPVVIELEWGKSVNPEDVKKKIEENRNIKGVLVQICETSTGAFNDVKALGEITARYDNVILVADGITAFGVYDIPVDDWNIDVAITGSQKALMTPPGLAVISLSEKAKSRLSRKKWAYYFDLSKEIKNQAKGQTAYTPAVNLIVGLNEALKMIEEEGLENVAKRHEILAKSARAGIKALELELLPEHPANGVTAVKLPEHIDGQKFVSWIRDRLGIVIAGGQEHLKGKIFRLSHMGYIDIFDLLTQLEAVEFALTRMEMYPAYGKAVAAAMETYIELVHQSPIKYRGER, from the coding sequence GTGAAACCTTTAAAAGAAAGACTTATGACCCCAGGACCAACTCCAGTTCCTGAAAGAGTGCTTCAGGCTATGGCATCACACACAATGTATCACAGGTCACCTAAATTTAAAGAAATTTTTGCAGAAACTATAGAAAGACTTAAAAGACTGTTCAAAACAGAAAGGGATACACTTATACTAACATCTTCCGGAACAGGTGCAATGGAAGCTGCTGTTTCCAATCTCTTTTCTCCTGGCGATAGTGCAGTTGTCATAGTTGGCGGAAAGTTCGGTCAGAGATGGAAAGAGCTGTGCGAAACCTTTGGAGTTAATCCTGTAGTTATAGAACTTGAATGGGGAAAGTCGGTAAATCCTGAAGATGTTAAAAAGAAAATTGAGGAAAACAGAAATATAAAGGGTGTTCTGGTTCAGATATGTGAAACATCAACAGGAGCTTTCAACGATGTTAAAGCTCTCGGAGAGATAACTGCCAGATATGATAATGTAATTCTTGTAGCTGATGGAATTACAGCCTTTGGTGTTTATGATATACCTGTTGATGACTGGAACATAGATGTTGCCATTACAGGCTCACAAAAAGCTCTGATGACACCACCGGGACTTGCTGTAATAAGCTTAAGTGAAAAGGCAAAATCAAGACTAAGCAGGAAAAAATGGGCATACTACTTTGACCTATCCAAAGAGATAAAGAATCAGGCTAAAGGGCAGACAGCATACACTCCGGCAGTAAACCTTATTGTAGGTCTTAATGAAGCACTTAAAATGATAGAAGAGGAAGGACTTGAAAATGTAGCTAAAAGACACGAAATACTTGCAAAATCAGCCCGCGCCGGTATAAAGGCTCTTGAACTTGAACTGCTCCCTGAACATCCTGCAAACGGCGTAACAGCAGTAAAACTTCCTGAACACATTGATGGACAAAAGTTTGTCTCATGGATAAGAGACAGACTCGGAATAGTTATTGCAGGAGGTCAGGAACACCTTAAAGGAAAAATTTTCAGATTGTCCCACATGGGATACATAGACATTTTTGACCTTTTAACTCAACTTGAAGCTGTTGAGTTTGCCCTGACAAGAATGGAGATGTATCCAGCTTACGGAAAAGCTGTTGCAGCAGCAATGGAAACCTATATAGAACTTGTTCATCAATCCCCAATCAAATATAGAGGAGAGAGGTAA